One region of Xylanimonas ulmi genomic DNA includes:
- the rplA gene encoding 50S ribosomal protein L1, giving the protein MAKHSKAYRAAAEKIDADALYAPLDAVRLAKETSTTKYDATVEVAFRLGVDPRKADQMVRGTVNLPHGTGKTARVLVFANGPKAEEALAAGADIVGGDDLIARVAGGFTDFDSAVATPDLMGKVGRLGKVLGPRGLMPNPKTGTVTMDVTKAVTEIKGGKIEFRVDKHANLHFIIGKVSFDEKQLVENYAAALDEVLRLKPSTSKGRYLTKATVSTTMGPGIPVDPSRTTRLTEETAA; this is encoded by the coding sequence ATGGCGAAGCACAGCAAGGCCTACCGGGCCGCCGCCGAGAAGATCGACGCCGACGCGCTCTACGCCCCGCTCGACGCGGTGCGTCTGGCCAAGGAGACGTCGACGACTAAGTACGACGCCACCGTCGAGGTCGCCTTCCGCCTCGGCGTCGACCCGCGCAAGGCGGACCAGATGGTCCGCGGCACGGTCAACCTGCCGCACGGCACGGGCAAGACCGCCCGCGTCCTGGTGTTCGCGAACGGCCCCAAGGCCGAGGAGGCCCTGGCCGCCGGCGCCGACATCGTGGGCGGCGACGACCTCATCGCGCGCGTCGCGGGCGGGTTCACGGACTTCGACTCGGCTGTGGCGACCCCGGACCTCATGGGCAAGGTCGGTCGTCTGGGCAAGGTGCTGGGCCCCCGCGGCCTGATGCCGAACCCCAAGACCGGCACGGTCACGATGGACGTCACCAAGGCCGTGACCGAGATCAAGGGCGGCAAGATCGAGTTCCGCGTCGACAAGCACGCGAACCTCCACTTCATCATCGGCAAGGTCTCGTTCGACGAGAAGCAGCTGGTGGAGAACTACGCCGCGGCGCTCGACGAGGTGCTGCGCCTCAAGCCGTCGACGTCGAAGGGCCGCTACCTGACCAAGGCGACCGTCTCGACCACGATGGGCCCGGGCATCCCGGTCGACCCGTCGCGCACGACGAGGCTCACCGAGGAGACCGCCGCCTGA
- a CDS encoding adenosine deaminase, with protein MRDLTRLPKAHLHLHFTGSMSVPTLREIAATRGVRVPPALLDGDPLRVPATQRGWFRFQRLYDAARACVRSEGDMRRIVDEAAAADAAEGSVRLELQVDPTSYAPFVGGITPAVEIVLDAARTASAAHGLEVAVVVAASRTRHPLDARTLARLAARYAGQGPGEVVGFGLSNDERSGDTQAFARAFRIARDAGLASVPHGGELLGPEHVDTVLTTLRPDRLGHGVRASEDPATLDDVVARGVALEVCPASNVGLGVYPDTAHVPLRTLVDAGAIVALGADDPLLFGTRLVAQYEAARSAHGFDDAALADLARSSIRASRASEGSKWRMLAGVDSWLAEPAPGDDEAPA; from the coding sequence GTGCGCGACCTCACCCGGCTGCCCAAGGCCCACCTGCACCTGCACTTCACGGGGTCGATGAGCGTGCCCACGCTGCGCGAGATCGCCGCGACGCGCGGGGTGCGCGTGCCGCCCGCGCTGCTCGACGGCGACCCGCTGCGCGTCCCGGCGACCCAACGCGGATGGTTCCGCTTCCAGCGCCTGTACGACGCGGCGCGCGCGTGCGTGCGGTCCGAGGGCGATATGCGCCGCATCGTCGACGAGGCCGCGGCCGCCGACGCCGCCGAGGGCTCGGTCCGCCTCGAACTCCAGGTCGACCCGACCTCGTACGCGCCGTTCGTGGGCGGCATCACGCCCGCGGTCGAGATCGTGCTCGACGCCGCCCGGACCGCGAGCGCCGCGCACGGCCTCGAGGTCGCCGTCGTCGTCGCCGCCAGCCGCACGCGCCACCCGCTCGACGCGCGCACGCTCGCGCGGCTGGCCGCGCGGTACGCGGGACAGGGCCCGGGCGAGGTGGTCGGGTTCGGGCTGAGCAACGACGAGCGGTCCGGGGACACGCAGGCGTTCGCGCGCGCCTTCCGCATCGCGCGTGACGCGGGGCTCGCCTCGGTGCCGCACGGCGGCGAGCTGCTCGGACCTGAGCACGTGGACACGGTGCTCACGACGCTGCGGCCCGACCGCCTGGGGCACGGCGTCCGGGCGAGCGAGGACCCGGCGACGTTGGACGACGTCGTCGCGCGCGGCGTCGCGCTCGAAGTCTGCCCAGCCTCGAACGTGGGCCTGGGCGTCTACCCCGACACCGCCCACGTGCCGTTGCGCACGCTCGTCGACGCCGGAGCGATCGTCGCGCTCGGGGCCGACGACCCTTTGTTGTTCGGCACGCGCCTGGTCGCGCAGTACGAGGCCGCGCGCAGCGCGCACGGGTTCGACGACGCGGCGCTCGCGGACCTGGCCCGGTCCTCGATCCGCGCGAGCCGGGCGTCCGAGGGCAGCAAATGGCGGATGCTCGCGGGCGTCGACTCCTGGCTCGCCGAGCCCGCGCCCGGAGACGACGAGGCGCCCGCATAA
- the secE gene encoding preprotein translocase subunit SecE: MSESTGAVQTGGAEARDREGRKGLFARIVLFVRQVVAELKKVVSPTRQELLTYTGVVLVFVVIVMAFVGVLDYLIGLGVFALLG, from the coding sequence GTGAGCGAGTCGACCGGAGCCGTTCAGACCGGGGGAGCCGAGGCGCGCGACCGAGAGGGTCGCAAGGGCCTCTTCGCCCGCATCGTGCTGTTCGTGCGCCAGGTGGTCGCCGAGCTCAAGAAGGTCGTCTCCCCGACCCGCCAGGAGCTGCTGACCTACACGGGTGTCGTGCTCGTGTTCGTCGTGATCGTCATGGCCTTCGTGGGAGTGCTGGACTACCTCATCGGGCTGGGCGTCTTCGCCCTGCTCGGCTGA
- a CDS encoding RNA polymerase sigma factor: MTTDDAVPDEPHGEDATAADDAVARAAGTLGDRGAHALLEYRQGRTQALTALVHEATPLLWHTVRAQGVDRDTADDVVQSVWAALVRNAHTIAEPHAVLKWLLVTARRAAWEAVRRSREDQRRRADLPDDAPDSPVTLRDPQPGPDAHVLTAERDRAVWRALERLPERCQELLRLVSLADRPDYRMISTAIGMPVGSIGATRGRCLAKLRTVLDDMGEGP, translated from the coding sequence ATGACCACCGACGACGCCGTCCCCGACGAGCCGCACGGCGAGGACGCCACCGCGGCCGACGACGCCGTCGCCCGCGCCGCGGGCACGCTGGGCGACCGCGGCGCGCACGCCCTGCTGGAGTACCGCCAGGGGCGCACGCAGGCGTTGACGGCCCTGGTGCACGAGGCCACTCCGCTGCTGTGGCACACGGTGCGCGCGCAGGGAGTCGACCGCGACACGGCCGACGACGTCGTGCAGTCGGTGTGGGCCGCGCTGGTGCGCAACGCGCACACGATCGCCGAGCCGCACGCGGTGCTCAAGTGGCTGCTGGTCACGGCGCGCCGGGCGGCCTGGGAGGCGGTGCGCCGCTCGCGCGAGGACCAGCGCCGTCGCGCCGACCTGCCCGACGACGCGCCCGACTCGCCGGTCACGCTGCGCGACCCGCAGCCCGGCCCGGACGCGCACGTGCTGACGGCGGAGCGCGACCGCGCGGTGTGGCGGGCGCTGGAGCGCCTGCCCGAGCGGTGCCAGGAGCTGCTGCGGCTCGTCTCACTCGCGGACCGGCCGGACTACCGGATGATCTCGACCGCCATCGGCATGCCCGTGGGCAGCATCGGAGCGACCCGGGGACGGTGCTTGGCCAAGCTGCGCACCGTCCTCGACGACATGGGGGAGGGCCCATGA
- a CDS encoding UDP-N-acetylmuramate dehydrogenase has product MSISTVAPALAELTTLRVGGPADAYVEATTEAELIDTVLAADDAGQPLLVVGGGSNLLVSDEGFGGVVVRDLRTGFTLDSADTCGGASVSAVGGQDWDDVVAASVEQGWVGLEALSGIPGTVGAAPVQNIGAYGQEVAGALSTVRTWDRLKGRVRTFAVGELGFGYRTSVLKRSMRGMPSQDDPQAPWFPTPRYVVLDVTFQMRLGTLSAPIGYGELAARLGVDVGERAPSTAVRDAVLELRAGKGMLQDGRFGSAPGADHDRWSAGSFFTNPVVPAEQADLLPPDAPRYPVRSARPAATTGPSLGAVDASLIKTSAAWLIARAGFDKGFGVSGPDSRATLSTKHTLALTNRGGASADDVVALARVLRDGVLDAFGIELEPEPVLVGVSL; this is encoded by the coding sequence GTGAGCATCTCCACCGTCGCCCCCGCCCTGGCCGAGTTGACGACGCTGCGCGTGGGCGGTCCCGCCGACGCGTACGTCGAGGCGACGACCGAAGCCGAACTCATCGACACCGTCCTCGCCGCCGACGACGCCGGTCAGCCGCTGTTGGTCGTCGGCGGCGGCTCCAACCTGCTGGTGTCCGACGAGGGCTTCGGCGGCGTCGTCGTGCGCGACCTGCGCACCGGCTTCACGCTCGACTCCGCGGACACGTGCGGCGGCGCGAGCGTCTCGGCCGTCGGCGGGCAGGACTGGGACGACGTCGTCGCGGCGTCGGTCGAGCAGGGCTGGGTGGGCCTCGAAGCGCTGTCGGGCATCCCGGGCACCGTGGGCGCCGCGCCCGTGCAGAACATCGGCGCGTACGGCCAGGAGGTCGCGGGCGCGCTGTCGACAGTGCGGACCTGGGATCGGCTCAAGGGCCGCGTGCGCACCTTCGCGGTCGGCGAGCTGGGCTTCGGCTACCGCACCTCGGTGCTCAAGCGCTCGATGCGCGGCATGCCCTCGCAGGACGACCCGCAGGCGCCGTGGTTCCCGACGCCGCGCTACGTGGTTCTCGACGTGACGTTCCAGATGCGCCTGGGCACGCTCTCGGCGCCGATCGGGTACGGGGAGCTCGCCGCGCGGCTCGGTGTCGACGTCGGCGAGCGGGCCCCGTCGACGGCGGTGCGTGATGCGGTCCTGGAGCTGCGCGCGGGCAAGGGCATGCTGCAGGACGGCCGGTTCGGCTCGGCGCCCGGCGCCGACCACGACCGGTGGTCGGCCGGCTCGTTCTTCACCAACCCCGTCGTGCCCGCCGAGCAGGCGGACCTGCTGCCGCCCGACGCTCCGCGCTACCCGGTCCGCTCCGCCCGGCCCGCCGCGACCACGGGCCCGAGCCTCGGCGCCGTCGATGCGTCGCTGATCAAGACGAGCGCGGCCTGGCTCATCGCCCGCGCCGGGTTCGACAAGGGCTTCGGGGTGTCAGGTCCGGACAGCCGCGCGACGCTCTCGACCAAGCACACGCTCGCGCTGACCAATCGGGGTGGCGCCTCGGCCGACGACGTCGTCGCCCTCGCGCGCGTGCTGCGCGACGGCGTGCTCGACGCCTTCGGGATCGAGCTCGAGCCCGAGCCGGTGCTCGTGGGCGTCAGCCTCTGA
- the nusG gene encoding transcription termination/antitermination protein NusG translates to MSQEPLDQENVDVAEPVEGVEADIDAPADAPEQVEEAETALAAADEADAADDDAAADEADAETDEDAGEETGEDESPEIADPAAEFKRTLRSQMGDWYVIHSYAGYENRVKANLENRIQSLNMEDYIFQIEVPMEEVTEIKNAQKKTVRRVRIPGYVLVRMDLTDESWGAVRHTPGVTGFVGHTHQPVPLTLDEVFSMLAPTMLEAPAATAGKASTAGAKSQATVLVDFEVGESVTVTDGPFDTLPATISEINVEAQKLKVLVSIFGRETPVELSFNQVAKI, encoded by the coding sequence GTGTCCCAGGAGCCTCTGGACCAGGAGAACGTCGACGTCGCCGAGCCCGTCGAGGGCGTGGAGGCGGACATCGACGCGCCCGCGGACGCGCCCGAGCAGGTCGAGGAGGCCGAGACGGCGCTCGCCGCGGCTGACGAGGCCGACGCGGCAGACGACGACGCCGCGGCCGACGAGGCCGACGCCGAGACCGACGAGGATGCGGGCGAGGAGACCGGCGAGGACGAGTCCCCCGAGATCGCCGACCCCGCCGCGGAGTTCAAGCGCACGCTGCGCTCGCAGATGGGCGACTGGTACGTCATCCACTCCTACGCGGGCTACGAGAACCGCGTGAAGGCCAACCTGGAGAACCGCATCCAGAGCCTGAACATGGAGGACTACATCTTCCAGATCGAGGTCCCGATGGAGGAGGTGACCGAGATCAAGAACGCGCAGAAGAAGACCGTCCGCCGCGTGCGCATCCCCGGTTACGTCCTCGTCCGCATGGACCTCACCGACGAGTCGTGGGGCGCCGTGCGCCACACGCCGGGCGTGACGGGCTTCGTGGGCCACACGCACCAGCCGGTGCCGCTGACGCTCGACGAGGTGTTCTCGATGCTCGCCCCGACGATGCTCGAGGCTCCCGCCGCCACGGCGGGCAAGGCCTCCACGGCGGGCGCCAAGTCGCAGGCCACCGTCCTGGTCGACTTCGAGGTGGGCGAGTCGGTCACCGTCACCGACGGCCCGTTCGACACGCTGCCCGCCACGATCTCCGAGATCAACGTCGAGGCCCAGAAGCTCAAGGTCCTCGTCTCCATCTTCGGCCGGGAGACCCCGGTCGAGCTGTCGTTCAACCAGGTCGCCAAGATCTAG
- the rplK gene encoding 50S ribosomal protein L11, with protein sequence MPPKKKVSGLIKLQINAGAATPAPPIGPALGQHGVNIMEFCKAYNAATESQRGNVVPVEITVYEDRSFTFITKTPPAAELIKKAAGVAKGSATPHTVKVASLTADQVREIAQTKMEDLNANDIDAAMKIVAGTARSMGITTDL encoded by the coding sequence ATGCCTCCCAAGAAGAAGGTCTCCGGCCTCATCAAGCTCCAGATCAACGCCGGTGCGGCCACGCCCGCCCCGCCGATCGGCCCCGCGCTCGGTCAGCACGGCGTGAACATCATGGAGTTCTGCAAGGCGTACAACGCGGCGACCGAGTCGCAGCGCGGCAACGTCGTGCCCGTCGAGATCACGGTGTACGAGGACCGCTCGTTCACCTTCATCACCAAGACGCCGCCGGCCGCCGAGCTCATCAAGAAGGCCGCGGGCGTCGCCAAGGGCTCCGCCACGCCGCACACCGTCAAGGTCGCCTCGCTCACCGCCGACCAGGTGCGTGAGATCGCGCAGACCAAGATGGAGGACCTCAACGCGAACGACATCGACGCCGCGATGAAGATCGTGGCCGGCACGGCGCGTTCGATGGGCATCACCACCGACCTCTGA
- a CDS encoding HNH endonuclease signature motif containing protein → MVEDGAGDVAGDVAGASRSHARTDTPEVGNSPAPLGAPEAVNSPALGARPSGPNPVAATGAPTPEPLRAEVRARLAALAPAPIEDDGSFASRLPGRPGLVNSLLGRSPLDPAARSWPEPCPSLPSDARSLLQVRGAVGMSDLDETVEAIAEVRSRVNALEALEGVLLERARRQALRAEDLLAEHGPMLRAAGTTRRADLARRAVVAEIALGTHQGEQVIGARMCAAQALAARAPRTLTAALSGRAAWANASKVAETVAELNERAAARLDEAVAPAATRQNTRTFARTVRRARERVCPTPPEVRHQEAATKRGVWTDPARDGMAYLTLFAPAPAVCAIKDRLTTVARAARAQGDGRTLTQLRSDVACALLLDDGTLDLSAASAVNTASAVTAAGAVTAAGAVTAAGAVANPALGPDTGHALDHASAARASTRDVEFGDTDVHLARIARSVRPKIYVTVPVLTLLGRTDEPALLDGTIPIDPQTARELAGVATSFTRLLTHPHTGRVLAVGVEAYRPPADLRHYVKVRDTTCRFPGCTRPAATADTDHTLAHALGGPTAPDNLAHLCRHHHVLKHQTRFAVRQDDDEGTLTWTTPTGHTHTTHPAPAPTTIHDRRPQPAALPPPDPEPDPPPPALDDPHPDLAGMPPRHLATTTRTTSATPTTPTTPTTSATSATSATHPSDQHTRSQAPESRKRHAERRTEGRATSAPTTVRPSRCDDLLGPVPPRWTPQSPTTRGSSATRAP, encoded by the coding sequence ATGGTCGAGGACGGTGCGGGAGACGTGGCGGGAGACGTGGCGGGCGCGAGCCGATCCCACGCCCGCACCGACACGCCCGAGGTGGGCAACTCCCCTGCGCCCCTCGGCGCTCCCGAGGCCGTCAACTCTCCCGCGCTCGGCGCGCGGCCTTCCGGTCCGAACCCTGTCGCCGCGACCGGCGCGCCGACCCCTGAGCCGCTTCGGGCCGAGGTGCGTGCGCGCCTGGCGGCGCTCGCGCCGGCGCCGATCGAGGACGACGGATCGTTCGCGTCACGGCTGCCGGGCCGTCCCGGCCTCGTCAACTCGCTGCTGGGCCGTTCGCCCCTCGACCCCGCCGCCCGGAGCTGGCCCGAGCCTTGCCCGTCGTTGCCGTCGGACGCGAGGAGCCTGCTCCAGGTGCGCGGGGCGGTCGGGATGAGCGACCTGGACGAGACGGTGGAGGCGATCGCCGAGGTGCGCTCGCGGGTCAACGCGCTCGAGGCCCTCGAAGGAGTGCTGCTGGAGCGGGCGCGCAGGCAGGCGCTGCGTGCCGAGGACCTGCTGGCGGAGCACGGCCCGATGCTCCGCGCGGCGGGCACGACCCGGCGCGCCGACCTGGCCCGGCGGGCAGTGGTCGCCGAGATCGCGTTGGGCACCCACCAGGGCGAACAGGTCATCGGCGCACGGATGTGCGCGGCTCAGGCGCTGGCCGCCCGGGCACCGCGCACCCTGACGGCGGCCCTGTCGGGGCGGGCCGCGTGGGCGAACGCCTCCAAGGTCGCCGAGACGGTCGCAGAACTGAACGAGCGAGCCGCGGCGCGCCTGGACGAGGCCGTCGCACCCGCCGCCACCCGCCAGAACACGCGCACGTTCGCCCGCACGGTGCGCCGCGCGCGCGAACGCGTCTGCCCCACCCCGCCCGAGGTCCGCCACCAGGAGGCCGCGACCAAACGCGGGGTGTGGACCGACCCCGCGCGCGACGGCATGGCCTATCTGACCCTGTTCGCACCCGCGCCGGCCGTCTGCGCGATCAAAGACCGCCTGACCACCGTCGCCCGCGCCGCCCGCGCCCAGGGCGATGGGCGCACCCTGACACAGTTGCGCTCCGACGTCGCCTGCGCCCTCCTGCTGGACGACGGCACCCTCGACCTCTCCGCCGCCAGCGCTGTCAACACCGCCAGCGCCGTCACGGCCGCCGGCGCCGTCACGGCCGCCGGCGCCGTCACGGCCGCCGGCGCCGTCGCCAACCCCGCCCTCGGGCCGGACACCGGGCACGCCCTCGACCACGCGAGCGCGGCTCGCGCCTCGACACGCGATGTGGAGTTCGGCGACACGGACGTCCACCTGGCCCGTATCGCTCGGTCGGTGCGGCCCAAGATCTACGTCACCGTCCCCGTGCTGACCTTGTTGGGCCGGACGGACGAGCCCGCGCTGCTCGACGGGACCATCCCGATCGACCCGCAGACCGCACGCGAGCTGGCCGGTGTGGCCACCTCGTTCACGCGCCTGCTGACCCACCCCCACACCGGCAGGGTCCTCGCAGTCGGAGTCGAGGCCTACCGGCCCCCAGCCGACCTACGCCACTACGTCAAGGTTCGCGACACGACATGTCGCTTCCCCGGTTGCACCCGACCCGCCGCCACCGCCGACACGGACCACACCCTCGCCCACGCCCTCGGCGGCCCCACCGCGCCCGACAACCTCGCCCACTTGTGCCGCCACCACCACGTCCTCAAGCACCAAACCCGCTTCGCCGTCCGTCAAGACGACGACGAGGGCACCCTGACATGGACCACGCCGACCGGGCACACGCACACCACCCACCCCGCGCCAGCGCCCACCACCATCCACGACAGACGGCCGCAGCCCGCCGCCCTCCCCCCGCCCGACCCCGAGCCCGACCCGCCACCACCTGCCCTCGACGACCCCCACCCCGACCTCGCCGGCATGCCACCTCGCCACCTCGCCACCACGACCCGGACGACTTCGGCGACCCCGACGACCCCGACGACCCCGACAACCTCGGCGACCTCGGCGACCTCGGCGACCCACCCTTCTGACCAGCACACTCGCTCGCAGGCGCCTGAGAGTCGCAAGCGACACGCGGAAAGGAGGACCGAGGGACGCGCGACGAGTGCGCCCACCACGGTGCGCCCATCACGCTGCGACGACCTGCTCGGGCCGGTGCCGCCGCGGTGGACGCCGCAAAGTCCCACCACGCGGGGCTCGTCCGCCACACGGGCTCCATGA
- a CDS encoding carboxypeptidase-like regulatory domain-containing protein, with the protein MSHLRYSEDALLDREDVAVLDRVARATRALDPVPEGLAERSLFAMTLAALAADVETMSMREVHPLAGAVRGETTPVEARTITFTHDSLTVMVALSAADAGLVRIDGWLAPAAALTVELRQPGGDRVTRADADGRFSFDVVERGPASLLVRPEGQDAPVLTPVVEL; encoded by the coding sequence ATGAGCCATCTGAGGTACAGCGAGGACGCCCTGCTCGACCGCGAGGACGTCGCGGTCCTTGACCGGGTGGCGCGCGCCACGAGGGCGCTCGACCCCGTGCCCGAGGGCCTGGCCGAGCGGTCGCTGTTCGCGATGACGCTCGCGGCCCTCGCCGCCGACGTCGAGACGATGTCGATGCGCGAGGTCCACCCGCTCGCCGGCGCCGTGCGCGGTGAGACCACACCCGTGGAGGCCCGCACCATCACCTTCACGCACGACTCACTGACCGTGATGGTCGCGCTGTCGGCGGCCGACGCCGGCCTGGTGCGCATCGACGGCTGGCTCGCCCCCGCGGCGGCGCTGACGGTGGAGCTGCGTCAGCCGGGCGGTGACCGCGTCACCCGCGCCGACGCCGACGGGCGGTTCTCGTTCGACGTGGTGGAGCGCGGGCCCGCAAGCCTGCTGGTGCGTCCCGAGGGCCAGGACGCGCCTGTGCTGACGCCGGTGGTCGAGCTGTGA
- a CDS encoding L,D-transpeptidase family protein: protein MGHRGHGTTRTDPRVQAKAWLRRALAAGLVTALAACAWPGEGATHGAAPAPSSSSATPLPTTATPPTPDASASASAEPDPSQSPSDTPSDTPSGEAGGEPGAETSDPEPTAEPEPEPEPEPEPEYVGRGSTGPEVLALQERLRDLGYGFVDPDGVYGSATLQAVWAFQKAAGLARDGVIGPQTQAALDAGHRPAPRSTSGHVVEIDIDRQILLAVDDGHVTKVINASSGNGKPYEALGRQYVARTPRGTFQVYMQDDGMHASTLELGDMWRPKYFTGGIAVHGSGSIPPYPASHGCVRVSNGAMNWLWDSWGMPIGTTVLVY from the coding sequence ATGGGTCACCGCGGGCACGGCACAACACGCACGGACCCGCGGGTCCAGGCGAAGGCCTGGCTGCGCCGGGCGCTCGCCGCGGGGCTCGTCACAGCCCTCGCGGCGTGCGCCTGGCCGGGCGAGGGCGCGACGCACGGCGCCGCGCCGGCCCCGAGCTCGTCGTCCGCCACCCCGCTCCCCACCACGGCCACCCCACCGACGCCCGACGCGTCGGCGTCGGCGTCCGCCGAGCCCGACCCCTCGCAGTCCCCCTCGGACACGCCGTCCGACACGCCGAGCGGCGAGGCGGGCGGCGAGCCGGGCGCCGAGACCAGCGACCCGGAGCCGACCGCCGAGCCGGAGCCCGAGCCAGAGCCAGAGCCGGAGCCCGAGTACGTCGGGCGCGGCTCGACGGGCCCCGAGGTGCTCGCGCTCCAGGAGCGCCTGCGCGACCTCGGCTACGGCTTCGTCGACCCCGACGGCGTGTACGGGTCGGCCACGCTTCAGGCGGTCTGGGCGTTCCAGAAGGCGGCCGGCCTGGCGCGCGACGGCGTGATCGGCCCGCAGACGCAGGCGGCGCTCGACGCGGGCCACCGCCCGGCGCCGCGCTCGACGTCGGGCCACGTGGTCGAGATCGACATCGACCGTCAGATCCTCCTGGCCGTGGACGACGGCCACGTCACCAAGGTCATCAACGCATCCTCGGGCAACGGCAAGCCGTATGAGGCCCTCGGCCGCCAGTACGTCGCCCGCACCCCGCGCGGCACGTTCCAGGTGTACATGCAGGACGACGGCATGCACGCCTCGACGCTCGAACTCGGGGACATGTGGCGGCCCAAGTACTTCACCGGCGGGATCGCGGTGCACGGCTCGGGGTCGATCCCGCCCTATCCCGCCTCGCACGGGTGCGTGCGCGTGTCGAACGGGGCCATGAACTGGCTGTGGGACTCGTGGGGAATGCCGATCGGGACGACGGTCCTGGTCTACTGA